From Armatimonadota bacterium, the proteins below share one genomic window:
- a CDS encoding prolyl oligopeptidase family serine peptidase, with protein MVAAFASALLLETVQPIKVEVDGVERQGIYLKPAKGSGPAPLVFGFHGHGGTMNSARRSFGIEEVWPEAVVVYLQGLPTPGQLTDPEGKKNGWQQGPGAMEDRDVKFFDAALKYVQSHEQIDPHQIYAMGHSNGGGFTYTICAARPQVFAAIGVSAGGFQGGAKLQPCPVIHIGGVNDPLVKYRGQQATVARLKQINGCTKDPASWNGVAGAELFKSEKGDVVFVTHQGDHSYFADETKWIVTFFKEHKKQ; from the coding sequence ATGGTTGCTGCCTTCGCATCCGCCCTGCTCTTAGAAACTGTCCAGCCGATCAAAGTGGAAGTCGATGGCGTCGAGCGCCAAGGGATCTACCTGAAACCGGCAAAGGGCTCTGGCCCAGCCCCCCTGGTCTTCGGGTTCCACGGACACGGCGGAACCATGAACTCAGCCAGGCGCAGTTTTGGAATCGAGGAAGTGTGGCCAGAGGCCGTGGTTGTTTATCTGCAGGGATTGCCGACCCCGGGGCAGCTCACCGACCCGGAAGGGAAGAAGAATGGATGGCAACAGGGCCCAGGTGCGATGGAAGACCGGGATGTCAAGTTTTTTGACGCTGCGCTGAAATACGTCCAGTCACACGAGCAGATCGATCCCCATCAGATTTACGCTATGGGCCATTCCAACGGCGGTGGGTTTACCTATACGATTTGTGCAGCCCGGCCCCAGGTTTTTGCGGCAATCGGCGTGAGCGCGGGCGGATTCCAAGGCGGGGCCAAATTGCAACCTTGTCCTGTCATCCACATCGGGGGGGTCAACGACCCCCTTGTCAAATACCGGGGGCAGCAGGCGACCGTTGCCCGGTTGAAGCAGATCAACGGCTGCACCAAAGACCCTGCATCGTGGAACGGGGTTGCCGGCGCCGAGCTTTTCAAATCCGAAAAGGGGGATGTCGTGTTTGTGACCCATCAGGGCGACCATAGTTACTTTGCCGATGAGACAAAGTGGATTGTTACATTCTTTAAAGAGCATAAAAAACAGTAA
- a CDS encoding VOC family protein, which produces MKPKNMVCLWYDNDAQGAAEFYAATFPNSAVQGIHTAPADFPGGKQGDVLTVEFTVLGIPCFGLNGGPIFPHSEAFSFQVATDDQEETDRYWNAIVGNGGEESMCGWCKDKWGINWQITPRALTDAMAQGGETAAKAFEAMMTMRKIDIAAIEAACRG; this is translated from the coding sequence ATGAAGCCCAAGAACATGGTCTGCCTCTGGTACGACAACGATGCCCAAGGGGCCGCAGAATTTTATGCAGCCACGTTCCCAAACAGTGCCGTCCAGGGAATCCACACCGCACCCGCGGATTTCCCGGGCGGCAAACAAGGAGACGTCTTGACGGTCGAGTTCACCGTCCTTGGCATTCCCTGCTTTGGGCTGAACGGTGGCCCAATTTTCCCGCATTCGGAGGCTTTTTCATTCCAAGTCGCTACCGACGACCAAGAGGAAACCGACCGGTATTGGAATGCCATTGTCGGCAACGGAGGGGAAGAGAGCATGTGCGGGTGGTGCAAGGACAAATGGGGCATCAATTGGCAGATCACGCCCCGCGCTTTGACAGATGCCATGGCCCAAGGTGGCGAAACGGCGGCAAAAGCTTTTGAAGCCATGATGACCATGAGAAAAATCGACATCGCGGCAATCGAGGCCGCGTGCCGAGGCTAG
- a CDS encoding HupE/UreJ family protein, translating into MRQMRRCFVWLLLSVASLANAHDPQLSRVEVAVTANRANVTAVTAASTLRQFTHSANREALAQGFADRIELWSGDTRVELEGLNLQIDEADDSAILTATTHSPVDRLSLRQRVFPQQPESRTILSIWVKGREPVDVVLDPAHPAYIPNGSVPGFAERALAFLSQGIGHILSGPDHILFVLGLVLIGGSVKSLLKIVTAFTLAHSITLTLVALGVFHSNPRVVEPLIALSIVAVAVENIRHSRIDEDKRAASAGWRPWIAFAFGLIHGFGFAETLSSLGLKGGALATALVSFNIGVEFGQALIIMAAVPIVLAALQKKPLATNRFLVAASAGIGLVGLFWFATRILS; encoded by the coding sequence ATGCGGCAGATGCGGAGATGTTTTGTTTGGCTCCTCCTTTCGGTTGCCTCACTGGCCAACGCCCATGACCCGCAACTGAGCCGTGTGGAAGTGGCCGTGACCGCGAACCGGGCGAATGTGACCGCCGTGACGGCCGCATCGACACTGCGGCAGTTTACGCATTCCGCGAACCGCGAAGCCCTTGCGCAAGGGTTTGCTGACCGAATCGAGCTCTGGTCCGGCGACACCAGAGTCGAATTGGAAGGGCTCAACCTGCAAATCGACGAAGCCGATGATTCGGCGATTTTGACCGCAACCACCCATTCGCCGGTGGATCGCCTTTCGTTGCGACAAAGGGTCTTCCCACAACAACCGGAAAGCCGTACGATCCTCTCGATCTGGGTCAAGGGCCGGGAGCCGGTCGATGTCGTCCTCGACCCCGCCCATCCGGCCTATATCCCAAACGGGTCGGTTCCCGGCTTTGCTGAACGGGCCTTGGCATTCCTCTCGCAAGGCATCGGCCATATCCTTAGCGGGCCCGACCACATCCTTTTCGTCCTGGGCTTGGTGTTGATCGGCGGCTCGGTCAAGTCGCTCCTCAAAATTGTCACGGCATTCACTCTGGCCCACAGCATCACGCTCACTTTGGTGGCCTTGGGGGTCTTCCATTCCAACCCGCGCGTCGTGGAACCACTCATCGCCCTTTCGATTGTGGCGGTGGCGGTTGAAAACATCCGGCACTCCCGGATCGACGAAGACAAGCGGGCGGCTTCGGCGGGATGGCGGCCTTGGATCGCCTTTGCCTTCGGATTGATCCATGGATTCGGATTTGCCGAAACACTATCCAGCCTCGGCCTTAAGGGTGGCGCCTTGGCTACCGCGCTTGTCTCGTTCAACATCGGGGTTGAGTTCGGGCAGGCGCTCATCATCATGGCCGCAGTCCCAATTGTCTTGGCCGCGCTCCAGAAGAAACCCCTGGCTACGAACCGGTTTTTGGTGGCCGCATCCGCCGGCATTGGGCTGGTCGGCCTGTTTTGGTTCGCCACCCGCATCCTGAGTTGA
- a CDS encoding DUF1905 domain-containing protein produces the protein MAKVLKEICFRATVHRPADGGNWLFLRLPQEASDKLPSRSMVSVKGEMNGVGFQTTLRPDGEGGHWMQLDEALVQSMRATPGGLAEVAITPMATEPEPEIPDDLRLALEGNPESLKTWLATTALARRDWIFWMTSGKKAETRGIRLEKMMDMLSKGKKRICCFDRSGMYDKSLSCPKAID, from the coding sequence ATGGCCAAGGTTCTGAAGGAGATCTGCTTCCGAGCGACCGTGCACCGTCCCGCCGACGGTGGGAATTGGTTGTTCCTCCGGTTGCCCCAAGAGGCCAGCGACAAACTCCCGAGCCGGAGCATGGTTTCGGTCAAAGGGGAAATGAATGGGGTCGGCTTCCAGACGACGCTACGTCCCGATGGCGAAGGCGGCCATTGGATGCAATTAGATGAAGCCCTCGTCCAGTCTATGCGGGCGACTCCTGGCGGTTTGGCAGAGGTCGCGATCACCCCGATGGCAACCGAACCGGAGCCGGAGATTCCCGACGACCTCCGTCTGGCACTTGAAGGCAATCCGGAATCTCTCAAGACATGGCTCGCGACTACCGCATTGGCCCGGCGCGACTGGATTTTTTGGATGACCAGCGGCAAAAAGGCCGAGACTCGGGGAATCCGGCTTGAGAAGATGATGGATATGCTCTCCAAGGGCAAAAAGAGGATCTGCTGTTTCGACCGGTCTGGGATGTACGACAAAAGCCTAAGCTGCCCAAAAGCAATCGACTAA
- a CDS encoding PEP-CTERM sorting domain-containing protein, with translation MPNNRTSYAKNSSRLAVVAFAAISASAHAFSAGNLAVLQADASLSNTTFGILELSSTTPGSALNTYAIPGTGTAAMRLSGSATSTGYLSLTNDGSLLTFNAVNLDGNTTSNVNTLNPRAVGSLDFGGNFAIQTTYTGTSGNQTRSSTSLDNSTWFIADQGGLYTNGTSAASPTGNFRKVHAFGGTVYGMTASTTAAPVGTFSAATGSTYAGLAGLANGASSFQDFYLVSSGSNGSAFDVLYTLQATSNTAGTISKFSLVSGSWVANGTAATTFGGFGLAARATAAAPGATLFVTTGQGALTANSVLSISDSAGWNSTLNLGSATTLFTADTGKIIKGIDFTPGAVPEPATFAILGLGLLAARRRKKSK, from the coding sequence ATGCCCAATAATCGCACTTCCTACGCCAAAAATTCGTCGCGCCTCGCTGTCGTCGCCTTTGCCGCGATCTCGGCTTCTGCCCACGCCTTCAGCGCCGGCAACCTTGCCGTGCTCCAAGCCGATGCTAGCCTCAGCAACACCACGTTCGGCATTTTGGAACTGAGCTCAACTACCCCAGGTAGTGCGCTCAACACCTATGCCATCCCGGGGACGGGGACGGCGGCCATGCGGCTTTCCGGTTCGGCCACTAGCACCGGCTATCTTTCTTTGACCAACGACGGTTCGCTGTTGACTTTCAATGCGGTCAACCTGGATGGCAACACGACCTCCAACGTGAACACGTTGAACCCGCGGGCGGTCGGCTCGCTGGACTTTGGCGGCAACTTTGCCATCCAAACCACTTACACCGGCACTAGCGGCAACCAGACCCGATCTTCGACGAGCCTGGATAACTCCACGTGGTTCATCGCCGACCAAGGCGGCCTTTACACGAACGGGACGAGCGCGGCCAGCCCAACGGGGAACTTCCGCAAAGTCCACGCCTTTGGCGGGACGGTTTACGGTATGACGGCATCGACGACCGCGGCACCGGTTGGAACTTTTAGTGCGGCGACAGGCAGCACGTATGCCGGTCTGGCCGGACTGGCAAACGGCGCCTCTTCTTTCCAGGACTTTTACTTGGTGAGCTCAGGCTCTAACGGTTCGGCATTTGATGTCCTCTATACGTTGCAAGCAACTTCGAACACGGCGGGCACCATTAGCAAGTTCTCGCTGGTGAGCGGGTCGTGGGTTGCCAACGGGACGGCGGCCACCACGTTCGGCGGATTCGGCTTGGCGGCGCGGGCAACCGCAGCTGCCCCTGGCGCGACCCTGTTTGTGACGACGGGCCAAGGCGCCTTGACGGCTAACAGCGTTCTCAGCATAAGCGACTCGGCCGGTTGGAACTCGACCTTGAACCTGGGTTCGGCCACGACCTTGTTCACAGCCGATACGGGCAAGATCATCAAAGGGATCGATTTCACGCCCGGCGCGGTTCCCGAACCGGCGACGTTTGCCATTCTCGGCCTTGGCCTGTTGGCTGCGCGCCGTCGCAAAAAGTCCAAGTAA
- a CDS encoding AraC family transcriptional regulator: MRANTYEELCQAIGHVVANIAEDPDRPDNGADWSRMAGFSRYHFHRSFLLLAGESPEALRRRILLERAAHGLLTTGESLSSLSSQAGFSSQAAFCHAFTSRYAMPPAQFRKSLVPTFWQAAPNGLHYMPEGCTPFLPLARPGARPEARLRCLPDLEVLGMHHPGIGGYGKTALQLEELLCSQMADADCSSPFIYTHDPKSPGHTWRLRGAVGFLGISPKVNPNGTHRAKIGGGGYLVKRFEGNPLYLADFWARAWHQDAPRLGVSPRMGNAFNRILRQPLDRCGGSLAAMIFMPVRAKLAH, encoded by the coding sequence GTGCGGGCAAATACCTACGAAGAGCTCTGCCAAGCCATTGGGCATGTGGTCGCCAATATTGCCGAGGATCCAGATCGACCTGACAACGGGGCGGACTGGTCTCGCATGGCCGGATTTTCGCGTTACCACTTCCACCGTTCGTTTTTGTTGTTGGCCGGAGAATCTCCCGAAGCCTTGCGCCGACGCATTTTGTTGGAACGCGCGGCCCACGGCCTGTTAACGACCGGAGAGAGCCTGTCTTCCCTCTCCTCGCAGGCGGGGTTTTCCAGTCAGGCAGCCTTTTGCCATGCGTTCACAAGTCGGTACGCCATGCCGCCGGCGCAGTTCCGGAAATCGCTCGTCCCCACCTTTTGGCAGGCGGCCCCGAACGGTCTCCATTACATGCCGGAAGGGTGCACGCCTTTTCTCCCTCTTGCCCGCCCTGGCGCGCGGCCAGAGGCCCGGCTCCGGTGCTTGCCCGATCTCGAAGTCCTTGGAATGCACCATCCTGGGATCGGGGGTTATGGCAAGACGGCCTTGCAATTGGAGGAACTCTTATGTTCCCAAATGGCGGATGCAGATTGCTCTTCCCCATTCATCTACACGCATGACCCCAAGTCCCCGGGTCATACCTGGCGTCTCAGGGGGGCGGTGGGTTTCCTCGGGATATCCCCTAAGGTGAACCCCAACGGCACGCATCGGGCCAAGATCGGGGGCGGGGGCTACCTGGTCAAGCGGTTTGAAGGCAACCCGCTGTATTTGGCCGATTTCTGGGCCCGCGCCTGGCACCAGGACGCCCCACGGCTGGGAGTCTCCCCGCGCATGGGGAATGCCTTCAACAGAATTCTCCGCCAGCCACTAGACCGGTGTGGGGGGTCGCTGGCGGCAATGATTTTTATGCCCGTCCGGGCAAAGCTGGCTCACTGA
- a CDS encoding PEP-CTERM sorting domain-containing protein, with protein MRTTTILAASATLVALSGTAHALSFNNTFSFGTDPRAAQFQTAIGLAEAEFTSRYTDNITINLTFQLAAGTGTLGSSSTPLVGNFTFAQIQTMLTNDATTADDATAVASLGTASPTTSNFIMARAQAKALGQIAGNNASSDGTITFGAGHTYAFDPNNRAVAGSFDFIGVAMHEISECMGRIGILGFASSLGINDLYRYSGNGTRALGSALTPQTYFSINSGATNLVNFNTVSGGDSMDYASTADCFNAFTNTGIQNNFTTVGQRNMDVIGYDMVPEPASMSVLALGAVALIRRKKSK; from the coding sequence ATGAGAACAACTACCATCCTCGCCGCCAGCGCAACCTTGGTTGCCCTGTCCGGGACCGCTCACGCCTTGAGCTTCAACAACACTTTTTCTTTTGGGACAGACCCCCGGGCCGCCCAATTCCAGACCGCGATCGGTTTGGCCGAAGCGGAGTTCACTAGCCGGTACACCGACAACATTACGATCAACCTGACGTTCCAACTCGCAGCGGGCACGGGGACTCTGGGATCGAGCAGCACGCCTTTGGTCGGCAACTTCACGTTTGCCCAAATTCAAACGATGTTGACCAACGACGCCACGACCGCTGACGACGCAACCGCGGTGGCCTCGCTCGGCACGGCATCCCCGACGACTTCAAACTTCATCATGGCCCGCGCGCAAGCCAAGGCACTCGGCCAGATCGCTGGCAACAATGCCAGCAGCGACGGGACGATCACCTTTGGTGCTGGTCACACCTATGCGTTTGACCCGAACAACCGCGCGGTTGCCGGTTCGTTCGACTTTATCGGCGTTGCCATGCACGAAATCTCCGAATGCATGGGCCGCATCGGGATCCTCGGGTTCGCCAGTTCGCTCGGCATCAACGACCTCTACCGCTACTCGGGCAACGGGACCCGCGCCCTCGGCAGTGCGTTGACCCCGCAAACCTACTTCTCAATCAACAGCGGTGCAACCAACCTGGTCAACTTCAACACAGTCAGCGGTGGCGACTCGATGGATTACGCCTCCACGGCCGATTGCTTCAACGCGTTCACCAACACGGGAATCCAGAACAACTTCACCACCGTTGGCCAACGCAACATGGATGTCATCGGTTACGACATGGTTCCGGAACCGGCTTCGATGTCGGTTCTGGCCCTGGGTGCAGTGGCGCTCATCCGCCGCAAAAAGTCCAAGTAA
- a CDS encoding DUF1801 domain-containing protein, with the protein MPVEQLIEAYMADQPEPKQTDIRTVHEAIQNLSPGCRLWFKDGKNEHGKVVANPNIGYGEYTIRYKDGTTKEFFRIGLSANTSGLSVYVMGLPDKGYLKANFAQSIGKASITGYCIKFKRLKDIDLDALCRAVSYGFDQSS; encoded by the coding sequence ATGCCTGTCGAACAACTCATTGAAGCGTACATGGCGGACCAGCCGGAACCGAAGCAAACGGACATACGCACTGTACATGAGGCCATCCAGAACCTCTCGCCAGGTTGCCGGCTGTGGTTCAAGGACGGCAAAAACGAACATGGCAAAGTGGTCGCCAACCCCAACATCGGCTATGGGGAATACACCATCAGATACAAGGATGGCACCACAAAGGAATTCTTCAGGATTGGCCTTAGCGCAAACACATCCGGCCTATCGGTCTATGTCATGGGACTCCCAGATAAGGGGTATCTCAAAGCCAACTTTGCCCAATCGATCGGCAAGGCAAGCATCACCGGTTACTGCATCAAGTTCAAGAGACTCAAAGACATTGACCTCGACGCCTTGTGCCGTGCCGTCAGCTACGGCTTTGACCAGTCAAGCTGA
- a CDS encoding DUF1905 domain-containing protein, whose translation MQCSFSGEVWYWRGPAPFHFVTVPPAESAAIKAVEKHATYGWGMIPVRATIGNTEFETALWPKDGQYILPLKEKIRKAEQIEVGSAILVAMEVVMTHGSR comes from the coding sequence CTGCAGTGCTCCTTTTCTGGCGAAGTTTGGTACTGGCGTGGCCCGGCGCCATTCCACTTTGTCACCGTCCCACCGGCTGAATCGGCTGCCATCAAGGCCGTTGAAAAGCACGCCACCTACGGGTGGGGGATGATCCCAGTGCGGGCGACAATTGGCAACACTGAGTTTGAAACGGCGCTCTGGCCAAAAGACGGGCAATACATTTTGCCGCTCAAAGAAAAAATCCGGAAGGCTGAACAGATCGAAGTCGGCTCCGCGATCCTGGTGGCTATGGAAGTGGTAATGACCCATGGAAGCCGTTGA
- a CDS encoding DUF664 domain-containing protein, with the protein MAEIDVLLKAWDAAHWELGEAFKGLQDSDVWRRVDPRLLSIGELTAHMAYGEATNFGIPVESPLIDRQNRYYPVAVVEPFSCDFGAEALYNEFERIHQEVKAGFLGKVGDLGDQNPSRPDWTWGATLEYMVFHVAYHTGQIYSVRHLMGHETEDN; encoded by the coding sequence GTGGCAGAAATTGATGTGCTCCTCAAAGCATGGGATGCCGCCCACTGGGAACTCGGCGAGGCATTCAAAGGACTACAGGACAGCGACGTGTGGCGCAGGGTCGATCCGCGGTTGCTGAGCATCGGCGAACTCACTGCCCACATGGCCTATGGCGAGGCGACGAACTTCGGCATTCCAGTGGAAAGCCCGCTCATCGACCGGCAAAACCGTTACTATCCGGTGGCCGTGGTGGAACCGTTTTCCTGCGATTTTGGGGCCGAAGCCCTTTACAACGAGTTCGAGCGGATCCACCAAGAAGTTAAAGCCGGGTTTCTGGGCAAAGTCGGCGACTTGGGCGACCAGAACCCCAGCCGCCCGGATTGGACATGGGGGGCGACTCTGGAATACATGGTCTTCCACGTGGCGTACCACACCGGCCAAATCTATAGCGTCCGGCACTTGATGGGGCACGAGACCGAAGACAATTGA
- a CDS encoding NAD-dependent epimerase/dehydratase family protein, with translation MKVLFIGGTGIISSACTELAARQGIDLHLLSRGNSSRPAPDGVKILRGDINNSASVLDGHTWDAVVDWIVYTPDQIERDINLFRGKTAQYVFISSASAYQTPPSRLPVLESTPLDNPFWEYSRQKAACEERLTRAYREEKFPFTVVRPSHTYDKTLLPFDNGYTVLHRILNGLPVCVHGDGTSLWTLTHHADFAKGFNGLLGYSGAIGDSVHITSDEWLTWNQIYDLHAHAASRLTGRAIVAEKRYLPSTKIAEIDPGRRGGLLGDKANSMVFDNSKIKAMVPGFACTTPFSRGVMEIVGHYLENPGTVDPDRMAMEDRLCALAAG, from the coding sequence ATGAAAGTGCTCTTCATCGGCGGGACCGGGATCATTTCATCGGCCTGCACGGAATTGGCGGCCCGCCAGGGGATTGACCTCCATCTGCTTTCCCGGGGGAACAGCAGCCGACCAGCCCCGGATGGTGTAAAGATTCTCCGGGGAGACATCAATAATTCCGCATCCGTTTTAGATGGCCACACCTGGGATGCGGTGGTGGATTGGATCGTCTACACGCCGGACCAGATCGAGCGTGATATCAACCTGTTTCGGGGCAAAACCGCGCAATATGTTTTCATCAGTTCGGCCAGTGCCTACCAAACCCCACCGAGCCGATTGCCCGTGTTGGAATCAACGCCACTCGACAACCCGTTTTGGGAGTATTCCCGGCAGAAGGCCGCCTGCGAAGAGCGGTTGACCCGCGCTTACCGCGAAGAAAAATTCCCGTTCACGGTTGTCCGCCCCTCGCACACCTACGACAAAACGCTTTTGCCTTTCGACAACGGCTACACGGTTTTGCATCGCATCCTCAATGGGTTGCCCGTTTGTGTCCATGGCGACGGCACGAGCCTTTGGACGCTCACCCACCATGCCGATTTCGCCAAGGGGTTCAACGGCTTGCTAGGATACAGCGGTGCGATCGGCGATAGCGTGCACATCACGAGCGATGAATGGCTGACCTGGAACCAAATCTACGACTTGCACGCCCACGCTGCGTCGCGCTTGACTGGCCGAGCAATCGTGGCTGAAAAGCGGTACTTGCCTTCAACAAAGATTGCGGAGATCGACCCGGGGCGGCGCGGCGGCCTGTTGGGCGACAAGGCGAATTCGATGGTGTTCGACAATTCCAAAATCAAGGCGATGGTGCCTGGGTTTGCTTGCACCACGCCGTTTTCGCGGGGGGTCATGGAAATCGTCGGGCACTACTTGGAAAACCCAGGCACCGTGGATCCCGACCGGATGGCGATGGAAGACCGCCTTTGCGCCTTGGCCGCGGGCTGA
- a CDS encoding DinB family protein, giving the protein MEIVEISKRSAVEGMEMFLRNFSHVPDDKLEWTPTPTSKSALRIAAHTALYAGRFAKMMREKSVPAVDDLEAWISQRNAEEVAVTSRAEVEAIFRSGTEEVLAVLDTFTAEDVELSLDSGQGWSMSMRFLMGLPGWHATLHMGQIDYLQTCWDDQEIYVS; this is encoded by the coding sequence TTGGAAATTGTCGAGATCAGCAAACGAAGCGCCGTGGAGGGGATGGAGATGTTCTTGAGGAATTTTTCCCATGTCCCGGACGACAAACTGGAGTGGACTCCAACGCCGACCTCGAAATCGGCTTTGCGAATAGCCGCCCATACCGCGCTCTATGCGGGACGCTTCGCCAAGATGATGCGGGAGAAAAGCGTGCCGGCGGTGGACGATCTGGAAGCCTGGATTTCCCAACGGAACGCGGAAGAGGTGGCCGTTACCAGCCGCGCTGAGGTCGAGGCGATTTTCCGTTCGGGAACCGAAGAAGTATTGGCGGTCTTGGACACGTTCACCGCAGAAGATGTGGAACTATCCCTTGATTCGGGACAAGGTTGGTCGATGTCGATGCGGTTCTTGATGGGTCTTCCGGGATGGCATGCTACGTTGCACATGGGCCAGATCGACTATCTGCAAACCTGTTGGGACGACCAGGAAATTTACGTTAGCTGA
- a CDS encoding nuclear transport factor 2 family protein, with product MLKFAVMAAILLTTSSTMAAEVPTGIASRYAELSKVFQKWDSKAFASFFAKDFILIDTESKKVNRKEFLQMVDGLMEGVTKIEDHEEFNGVTKLKGGVVAVKCDLKLMIAKPDGNLSVHEICTDYWKKVSGKWVMVKTIDWVFTVEPAQ from the coding sequence ATGTTGAAATTCGCCGTCATGGCTGCCATTCTCCTCACCACCTCTTCAACCATGGCGGCAGAAGTGCCGACAGGAATTGCTTCTCGATACGCTGAGTTGTCCAAGGTCTTTCAGAAATGGGATTCAAAAGCATTTGCCTCCTTCTTCGCAAAGGATTTCATCTTAATCGATACCGAGTCGAAGAAGGTCAATAGGAAGGAGTTTCTCCAAATGGTAGATGGTCTTATGGAAGGGGTCACAAAAATTGAGGATCACGAAGAATTCAATGGCGTTACCAAGCTAAAGGGCGGGGTTGTTGCCGTTAAATGTGATTTGAAACTGATGATTGCCAAACCAGATGGAAACCTCAGTGTTCACGAAATCTGCACCGACTATTGGAAAAAAGTTAGCGGAAAATGGGTGATGGTCAAGACAATCGATTGGGTTTTCACTGTCGAGCCGGCTCAATAA
- a CDS encoding damage-inducible protein DinB, with protein sequence MDSLTETLIESWSRQNQIVVNVARAMDADRLAAKAAEGEMDIAAHLCHIHSVRRWWWSQINQSEEYPGERLFNESDEPCRDVARIAEQLDISSQAVAETMRRTLQSGQPEKSPYDHPILFLHHMIWHEGWHVGAVLLALRVNGFDVSDEWEEENLWGLWRTEEWE encoded by the coding sequence ATGGACTCATTGACCGAAACTTTGATCGAATCTTGGTCCCGGCAGAACCAGATCGTCGTGAACGTGGCGCGCGCGATGGATGCCGACCGTTTGGCCGCAAAAGCGGCGGAAGGGGAAATGGATATTGCGGCGCACTTGTGCCACATCCACAGCGTCCGCCGGTGGTGGTGGAGCCAAATCAACCAATCTGAGGAATACCCCGGAGAACGGCTATTCAATGAAAGCGATGAACCCTGCCGGGATGTGGCCCGGATTGCCGAACAACTGGACATCAGTTCCCAAGCCGTCGCGGAGACCATGCGGCGCACTTTGCAGTCCGGCCAGCCAGAAAAGAGCCCCTACGACCACCCGATCCTATTTTTGCACCACATGATTTGGCATGAAGGATGGCATGTCGGGGCAGTTTTGCTGGCCTTGAGGGTCAACGGATTCGACGTTTCCGATGAGTGGGAAGAGGAGAATCTTTGGGGTCTCTGGCGGACCGAAGAGTGGGAGTAA